ttattactcaTTGTTGTTGATCTACTATTCCTTCTTTTGGTAATTAATAAGTCTTCTTCATcgtcatcttcttcattattattgttgttgttgttgttgttgttgttgttgttgttgttggttttgtttgtattatttccatttgtatttacattattattttcatcatctgtattattaatattatcatttgatacATTTTGCATTTCAatgtcatcatcattatcatcgtcatcatcaacatGTTCTTTtctcctttttttatttacaagtGTTGTAGgttcttctttatttattgttgaagtcattgtttaaaaatacatttaAATGGTATCGTTTGGGTGCactctaaaaaaaaaaaaataaaaaataaaaacaaaaaaaaaataaaaattaaaaaaaaaaaaaaaaaaaaaaaattaaaaaaaaaatggaaaaatatGAAAAGTTATATATTTGGAAATTTGGGCGcctaaattaaaaatcaaagtaCCTCATTTCATtacattaaattttattgttaaatttttattttattttaatttttaattcattttattatttttttaaaaatttctttttttgttttgtaaacaaaataaaatgcacaaaaataataaaatgaaattctaataatttttattttttcatttattattataattatttatcttCTTTTTAGAAATTTCTTTGCTACTgtagagtttttttttttttttgtttttttttcttttttcaacATACTTGAAATCAAACATTCGCTCTAAAAccagaaaataaaaaaaaaaaataaaaaataaaaaaaaaaaaaaaaaattgaaaaaaaaaaaaaaaaaaaaactctaatattaaaacccaataaaaaaaaaaaaaaaaaaaatcttgtttggctcattcattcattcattcacacaaatatatatttttttaataaaataaataaataataaataataaataaataataaataataaatgtcTTCTTCAGATGATACATCATCAGattatgatgattatgatgattatgaattagatgaagatgatacaGAGAAAGAACCATCAAAATGGAATAATGTTCGAGATGGTTGGCAAGAATTTTTAGAAGATGAAACAGCATTCTTTGTTTCTCAAGAGGATCAAAGTAAACAAAGTGGTGATATTCAAATtgatgattcaaataaattttatgatCCATTaggtattttaaaattaccaccTAGAAAAGCTGCAAGTGTTAAAAGTAAAtatagttttaattatttatacatatatatatataaattcaaatcatATTAAATAGTAtataattttctaaaaaaaaaaaaaaaaaaaaaaaaaagaggaatTATTATCACTTGAATCAGAATCATTTAGTCCAGTTACATTTTTATCAGAGATTCATTCACAAACAAATTTTACAGAGTTATCAATTGgtgttaaaaaattaaaagaagaatcaacatcaaaagcaaaagaaattaaataccTTGTAAAAGAGAATTTCGAACATTTTGTAAAATGTAAAGATACTGTTGATGaagtttataatttaatttcaaattcaaaaatgtTAGAAGATATGAGTGGTTCGTTTATAAGTAagttaattaataattttaattatttaattaaatattaatttttttttttttttttttttttttttttttagaaattataaataaatcatcaacaGTTTATGATCCTTTattaagtaataaaaaaaaagctgatgaaattagaaaagttttaacattattaaataaatataaggtaatttttaaattaccagGTAAAATACAAGAGAATATTAAACAAAATGAATATGAAAAAGCTGTACACAATTATAAGAATGCAAAAACCTTAATTACATCAAGTCAAAAGAAagaatttcaaaagattCTATTAGATATTGAAAAGATTGCAGAAGATTTTagaattcaattatttcatGCATTGGCTGATCCTTCAACTAAACTTgaacaattaaagaaatcaattaaaactttaatgGAAATTGGTAATGGTAAAGGTGATTTCTCTCAAATTGGTGATCCATGTTGGTACTTTTTATCAACACGTTATAATGCAAtaacattattaattaaacaatgtTCTGAAGATAGTaagtttaaattaattaatttattaataaataatatatatattaatattttttttttttttttagatacattaccaaattataaaattattagaaaattatcaatattattattatcaaatgtaccaaatttatttaagatGGGAGTTTATTATATTGAAGGTAAATTTGAagataataaagaatatttaagatataaacaacaacaacaaattcaattacaacaacaacaacaattgatacaacaacaacaacaattacaacaacagcaacaacaacaacagtcTGGTAAAACAAAAGATTCAAAATCTGTAAATGTTgtagtttattatttagatgAAACTTTCTCAAGTTATAGAATGGATCAAGAGAAAAAagttaaagatttaattgaacttTGTAGAAAAAGATTCATTGAAGAGGAAGATGACGAGTTTTGTCTATACAAATTATCggaaaagaaaattaaatctgAAGATAAATCAACCACAActacaaatataaaattattagagTTGTCACATGATGAATCACCCTTTAAATTACAAAAGAAATGGGCTGATAAAAATAGTAGTACTAAAAATCATAGATTCCTATTCAAAAGAAAGAATGAAGAATTCACAGTAAACAATTCAAAAGCAGGTAATGGTACATCGATCTATGATAAAGAAGCAAATATCACTCAAATCGATTTGAATGCATCTTATAAAACtcataaaaaacaaaattctGCTGCAACCTCTGCAATGAATGAAGagaaatttaaacaattgaTTATAAACATTATGGAATTATATTCATCAAAAGttgaacaattatttttcGATCAAAATCAAGAAGATTTCCCTGAAGATAgcgatgatgaagaagagaaTTTATTTGATCAAATTATTAGTACAACATCAGTAAATGAAGATGGTAATCATCAtcatggtggtggtggtggtggtggtggtggcggTGGTGATACAATTAATTCATCAGATTTATCAATTCATATGGTTGAAAATGTTAATGAAGTTATTAAATGCCAAGAAATGTTACAAGGTATTGGTATGCCAGAACTttatttatcatcaattaattcattgaCAGAATCATTGATTCTTCATTTCATTAGACAAATTTGTTCTGAAATGGTTGCAGAAGTTTCATTTCTTTATCTATTAGAAGATTGGACAATTAATGAATCAAGTGAAGATGCATTAGCAAGTGGTAATCAAGTCGATGGTATGATTACAACTCGTTTAATGGGTGAATTTGTTAATACAATCAAAGTTAATTTAGCAAAACTTTCATTCCTTAGTAATAAACCAATGTTATTACCATCGGTTGAATCTGCACTTTGTGAAGCAATCGAAAGTTTTGGTGATTGTTTACATCATTTAGCTTTcaataatgaatcaattcaatcaacCATTGAAGATagtttaaatcaaatgagtaatgatgaaaaagctgaaaatgaattaaatggtATAATACcaaaaattgatatttcttcaccacaacaacaacaacaacaaactcaaAATCAAAGTCAACAAGGTCAAGTTCAACAAGGAGagaatcaacaacaacaaacatcATCATATATGACAACTGAATTTAATTCATCagagaaattattattaacacttTCAAATTGTTCAACTGTTGTATCAAAAACAGCAGTACAATTACGTGGTTTTTATGTTGGATTATTTCATCAACCAATGGGAAGTTATTTGAAAAAGGTAATTGAAAAACTTGGTGTATTGGAAAGATTGATTTTAGAACGTTATGTAaatgaaaagaatttaatgattggTGAATTCATTACTCGTGGTGTTTTATTCTCTGGAAGTACTTGGTTGGTTAATAGTCAACCAACTAAAGTTAGTTCATTCATTTTAACAATTCTAACTAAAATGGTATTCATTCATCATGAAATCATGAAAACCATCAATAGTATCGATATTTCATTTGGTGTAATTCAACGTATTTTcgaatttcttttaatttcattacgTCATAATTTCAGTTTAGTAGATCcattattcatttcaaatGAAGGCAAATCTCAATTccttttagatattttattcattGAAAATGTTTTAGAAAGCTATGGTAATGAAAAAACTGTAAAATTATCTTCTTTTATTCgtaaagatttattatttttaaatccaattcaacaacaacaacaacaacaaccaactcaatcaatttctcatcaacatcaacaacaatcatcaaCTTCAAGATTTTATTCAACTCTAAAttatggtggtggtagtggttttaatataaatgcTACAACTGCTAATTTAgatccaattttaaaaaggaaTATCGAAAAaacttctttattattttcttgttttaaaatttaatttaaaaatatttaaatataataataataataattatatctcaatataaaataaaataaaattaaaaaaataaaccatgccaaaaaaaaaaaaattattataataaacccagaatttaaaattttaaaattttaattaattatttaatttaaacataaaattgattagattagattttttttttttttggcacCACCAgtgttttaaattaattcttttaaaaaaaaaaaaaaaactttaaaaaaaaaaaaacatcaaaatttggtgtttaaaaaaaaaaaaatatgaaaataaaatatcaaaaaaaaaaaaaaaaaaataatttttttcattttcattatttccCCTTTTTACGTTTCTTTCATttgttatatttattaattttagaataATTCACCCATCTTTTGGggtttataaaaataaaaataaaaataaaaaaataaaaacaaaaaataaaaaaaaaaataataaaaaataaaataattaaataaataaattaaaataattaaaattaatattaattaaaaataataatatacatatataatttaattgtattataaaataaaacattacatataaaattttaacagttaaaataataataataaaaaaaaaaaaaaaaaaatcttactacactcacacacacacacatacaAATATTTACACTCACACACCGATCATTTATACATCACCTCATATAATTATATAGAAAAATGTCGTCTTCACATACAATTCAAGAAACTAAAGAAGTACATacaaaaaccaataaaagaATTCAGTGGGATGATTTAGATCCAAAAaggtattatttttataattttttattaggTGGTAGTATTGATCTACTTATGTTTCCATTAGATGTTATTAGAACTAGATTACAAGTACAAGTAtgtgttttttaattttaaaaaaaataaataaaaataaattaaaaaataaaataataatcttattaaaaaaaaaaaataaaaaaaaaaataaaaaaaaacacacacatACAAATAAAGGGATCACAAAATGTAATACAATCATTTCCACAGTATAATGGAACATTTGatggatttaaaaaattaataagatTAGAAGGTAAAAGAGCTTTATATAAAGGTTTTTTAACTTCTGAATGTGGTTATCTTTGTAGTCGTGCAATTTATTTTGGTTCATATGAATTTGTGAAACAAGGATTTTTAAAAGGAAGATCTGATTCTGATTCTGATCGTAagtgtgtttttttaaaaaaaaaatatttttttataaagacatacttattatttattattattttttattattattattattattattatagtatTATTTGTTACAACGATTTCAGGAGCAATTTCAGAAGCATTGGCATCTGTAATTTGGGTACCATTTGATGTTGCAACACAATCAGTACAAATTCAAGGATCATTAAGTAAACCAAAATATAAAGGTGGTTCAGAtgtatttaaaaagatataTGGTGAAAGAGGAATTAAAGGATTATATAAAGGATTTGGCGCAACTATAATTAGAAATGTACCATATTCTGGTATTTGGTGGGGTACTTATGAAATATCGAAATCGAAACTTACCCAATTTAACATTAGACAAAAGTTAGGTTTAAAAGAACGTTCATCTCATTCATTAGCAGTTTCAGcggaaattgataaaaataatccatCACATGAGGTGGAGAATGAAGATCCAATCATTCATTTTATATCTGGTTTCTTTGCTGCTGTATTTGCAACCTCAATTACTAATCCATTGGATGTAGCAAAAACTCGTTTACAAACTGGTGTTTTCcctgaaaatgaaaaaccaaatttttatactattattaaaagtacAATTAGAAAAGAAGGTATTAGAGCCCTATGGAAAGGTTTAGTACCATCTTTATTAACTTCAACTCCATATTCAATGATTTCAATTTTCCTTTATGAAgaagtaaaaaaattatctttaaaataataataataataataataataataataataaaattaaaaaagtatatatatatatttaatttttaattttttatttttttatttaatttaaagagTATTGGTATAATTaaatgtaatattatttgtttggtttggttttttttttttttttttaaaggacAAGAGCTAAAGCAGCAGATGCAGCTAAAAGCAAAACATTGACAACAAGGGTTGATGAGGTATTACCAGAGGCAGTGGCATCAGTCTTTGGTTTAGCTTTGTCACCAGCTTTTGCTTCTGGATCAGCACTATCAAGGGATTCATCTTGAGTAGTTTTTGGTTTGGCATCAGTTTTTGGTGAACCAGCTTTGGTTTTAGTTTCATCAGTCTTTGGTTTGGCATCATTGGTATTTGATGATGGTTTGGCTTTATTGGAAGCATTGTTTTCTTTGTTATCAC
This region of Dictyostelium discoideum AX4 chromosome 3 chromosome, whole genome shotgun sequence genomic DNA includes:
- the exoc2 gene encoding exocyst complex subunit 2 is translated as MSSSDDTSSDYDDYDDYELDEDDTEKEPSKWNNVRDGWQEFLEDETAFFVSQEDQSKQSGDIQIDDSNKFYDPLGILKLPPRKAASVKKELLSLESESFSPVTFLSEIHSQTNFTELSIGVKKLKEESTSKAKEIKYLVKENFEHFVKCKDTVDEVYNLISNSKMLEDMSGSFIKIINKSSTVYDPLLSNKKKADEIRKVLTLLNKYKVIFKLPGKIQENIKQNEYEKAVHNYKNAKTLITSSQKKEFQKILLDIEKIAEDFRIQLFHALADPSTKLEQLKKSIKTLMEIGNGKGDFSQIGDPCWYFLSTRYNAITLLIKQCSEDNTLPNYKIIRKLSILLLSNVPNLFKMGVYYIEGKFEDNKEYLRYKQQQQIQLQQQQQLIQQQQQLQQQQQQQQSGKTKDSKSVNVVVYYLDETFSSYRMDQEKKVKDLIELCRKRFIEEEDDEFCLYKLSEKKIKSEDKSTTTTNIKLLELSHDESPFKLQKKWADKNSSTKNHRFLFKRKNEEFTVNNSKAGNGTSIYDKEANITQIDLNASYKTHKKQNSAATSAMNEEKFKQLIINIMELYSSKVEQLFFDQNQEDFPEDSDDEEENLFDQIISTTSVNEDGNHHHGGGGGGGGGGGDTINSSDLSIHMVENVNEVIKCQEMLQGIGMPELYLSSINSLTESLILHFIRQICSEMVAEVSFLYLLEDWTINESSEDALASGNQVDGMITTRLMGEFVNTIKVNLAKLSFLSNKPMLLPSVESALCEAIESFGDCLHHLAFNNESIQSTIEDSLNQMSNDEKAENELNGIIPKIDISSPQQQQQQTQNQSQQGQVQQGENQQQQTSSYMTTEFNSSEKLLLTLSNCSTVVSKTAVQLRGFYVGLFHQPMGSYLKKVIEKLGVLERLILERYVNEKNLMIGEFITRGVLFSGSTWLVNSQPTKVSSFILTILTKMVFIHHEIMKTINSIDISFGVIQRIFEFLLISLRHNFSLVDPLFISNEGKSQFLLDILFIENVLESYGNEKTVKLSSFIRKDLLFLNPIQQQQQQQPTQSISHQHQQQSSTSRFYSTLNYGGGSGFNINATTANLDPILKRNIEKTSLLFSCFKI
- the mcfJ gene encoding mitochondrial substrate carrier family protein — protein: MSSSHTIQETKEVHTKTNKRIQWDDLDPKRYYFYNFLLGGSIDLLMFPLDVIRTRLQVQGSQNVIQSFPQYNGTFDGFKKLIRLEGKRALYKGFLTSECGYLCSRAIYFGSYEFVKQGFLKGRSDSDSDLLFVTTISGAISEALASVIWVPFDVATQSVQIQGSLSKPKYKGGSDVFKKIYGERGIKGLYKGFGATIIRNVPYSGIWWGTYEISKSKLTQFNIRQKLGLKERSSHSLAVSAEIDKNNPSHEVENEDPIIHFISGFFAAVFATSITNPLDVAKTRLQTGVFPENEKPNFYTIIKSTIRKEGIRALWKGLVPSLLTSTPYSMISIFLYEEVKKLSLK